A stretch of DNA from Cannabis sativa cultivar Pink pepper isolate KNU-18-1 chromosome X, ASM2916894v1, whole genome shotgun sequence:
catgtctattcattctcttcagagaataatatttaaatattctaaatgtacaataaatttgtacaattcacattctattcaataatcaaatatacttttatcttgattataagtgtgtccgtactacaggtacgcgactactattattcaattccacacatgatatatagatttcatgcactttgattgtatgtggtatctcatcttttagttatttctaatttcttctggaaatatttgagtagcaaacaatgtcattgattatttaaaatcattacattcacttcggggaatgacgttgaacaagtagaacattattataaatttcttaaaaatttattacttgttcatccataaaaatataaaaaattattcagtaatttcttttacgatatttcaaagaatatatgaatacaatttttgcataatcttcaagatgtatgcaaaatttgatctttaatatatgtcacatgtaataatttctaatataCATATTgcaaataatatataatgtatattaaCATGACTTATATATAGAATAcgaacaatctttaaaagtaattgacttcaattcgtatcattctctgcagggaatgatgaacaataaatatatatctcatgtatttaaataacattagtcatgttcattgttattcttatactttgatatttcaatgtaattttcttaacattctttttgggtattcaaaacccactataaaattgcatcaataagaatcatttttaatgattctttagttgtattcacataaatacaatatattttttttgacaaatataaaacatttacttcaggaaatatttatcaaaatctatatcgatattagatcaCTTTTCATTGTcttcaaagaatacaagaacatatacatgaatatgtattcatctctttcattatatatccatcaactatatgaTGAAtgttacgtttgcataatctttaggatatatgcaagattttattgaggacgtaTAATCTTCAAGATATATGTAAGATTTTAcggaggatgcataatcttcaggatatatgcaatattttattgaagatacataatcttcagaatatatacaatattttttagaggatacataatcttctggatatatgtgtaatttatatagattttctattGAGGCTTGAgcagagactcgtgcttgaagcttgggcagagactcgtgctgataacatgttataaaataatataaaatagatgagaagaaaggaagaagaaaatgaagagagaaagagaaagtgaatgagaatttttcagttgtttattccaatggggtgaacccctatttatacaaaagtaTTAACTAAAGGAATGAGAAACTAAATTAATATGCAATAAAGGAAAATACAATCAAACATTAATGGTGATAATTAATATGGTAATttggacatccataaataatatttcgtaataattttattaatttttttgttgttaatatatttatttcttgatttatGTTAGACGCAAAATAACTTCTTAGATAGCAAGTTCTTCATTAttatcttctttttttatttcttaaacCAATTCAAAAACAatgcatagaaaaaaaaaattatccgtaatattattgtttatatattttcGATGGAAGTTGTCATGAAGAGATTCAAAATTATCATTTGAATATTTCAGAAGAACATAGTGATGAAATTATttcttcttttaaaaaattaaagttgaagaagaagagaaaaagtaCCAAAAATGGACAACACTTGTTGagttgaattaattgttttagaatgtAAAAATACGATTAAAAgtgttgaattaattgttttagaaggTAAAAATACGATTAAAAGTGTTGAAGAATCTTTAACAAAGTTAAAGAAACTCATTGAAGAACTATAGCTAGCAAAATAATTTATGCAAGTGATATCTATACTCATATTGCTAATTgtgtaattgtttttttttttggatatttttttttttaatttcatattttatttcatatcttaattaattactAGTATGTACTCACTTTTTAGTGTGATGAAActattttcataaaataataataaataaatattgtgttTGTTATGTATATGTTCTATCATCGTCTCCTTTATTTTTAGGAGAATTATCctatatactgtttttttaattttttttcttcaaatttacggtttgggtttttaaagtggttgcagcgctagttgcaataggagtttctatacgattttttgttgcgatttaagttgcagcgctagttccaataagagtttctatgtagaattccgtaaaaatacacacaaaaaaaatattcaaaagtgtaaaaataaaaaaagctcttatttttatttgttggtggacatattacaaaaatatttcttACTATTTGTATTATTTAAAAGATTTGTATATACTTAGTTTATCTTCTATATTAATAACAATAGATACCTCACTATTAAATGGTAGTTTAAAATGTTTTAAGAGAATAAATACAAAACaaagattatataaattaaaagtgtCTACCATATTATAATAACATTTTAATGAGGTTTgccataaaaaatttaaaatttttttaatagtcaATATAAATAATAGAAAGATTATGAATGAATTTATGCGAGTACATGGATTAAAAATGTTTAATATGTAGAATAACACATCATAaggtattgtattgtattgtattgtctattagtaatatatattttaaaaaatttggatcattatgaaaatttaaaaaactttaaacaattattctaataaattaattttaattcctattctttattcttttttaaaaaaataattacttacAACAATAGGCcatcttaattttatttttgatttttttaataaaataatcattactTCTTTAAATATACTTTTAcctattgattaaaaaaaataagaacaattttatatatatatatatatatatatatatatatttaactttTATCTACTATACTTTATTTCTTTCAATATACTCTAAATAAGCTTGTTTTATTAATGCTTAATTAATCAGTTGTTTTGTATTTCTTTATGCATGTATTGTGTTTAAATACCTAGTGTTTTCAAAAAAGCTTGTTTTTTTAGGAAAAATACTTGTTATTATTAAACAAATAATTATTCGTTTACAATAACAGAAGGGAAATTTACACTCCATACTATATTTTCCCCATTTATTTCAATTATACTGTGATACGGCCgtaatttcttttttactgtacatttttatactatctttcTATTTTGTGTATTCTAATActatttgattaaaaaaaaaaaattattctttgTGTCAGCCTAGAGTTTTGCATGTgtttacatattatttttttttttgtattttaagtgATAAAAAGTTGATGTGACTGGGTATTGTCACATTTGTggcagctttttttttttcttttcttttaattcaatttaatcatCATTTCAATACAATTACTCTCTCTTTCACACCACGTTTTGGTGGTTTATAATTATACCCACTATCCCATTTAActattcatcatcatcttcttatgttcttcttttttttttttttttaaaaaaaaaaaacacatccaGTTATCGTCTTAGGGGCAAATTTTTGGTGGTTactttatacaattttttttgttgttgtttttaaattataattttctctCTATATTTTTCCCTATTTATTTGTTGGTTTTTTATCTAAATACTTTGCTTGTTCATTATCTATGGCTATTACTCTATCAAAGTCTTCTTCTCCAGTTGTAAAAAATCACCCAAAAATGCCTCAGTAAAACTTGTGTCGATCCTCAATGGGTAAGAGGAATTTTAAGGAACACCCCAAGCCTTACCTCACCAGTTCCAAGCAAACGCAAATTTCTTGGTGAAACTTCGAAGAGGAGGATGTCCAAACGTCCTTGTCCTGTAGTTGAAATTTAGACTCAAATTTTGAGTTGGACAATGAATTTTTACATATGTCCAAGCTTGATAaagtattttttagttgtttttgtgttgttttaggggTTTTCTTGTAATTTATCTTACTTACTCCTATATTTCTATGGGATGTATTACTTTCATATGTAATatgtcttttttcttctttttatctTGTCTTTgtgtgtttgttttgtttgaatgtagtattttgttgtttaacagttctttttgtgttgtttattattgtttttgtttatatGTAGAGGAAGGGTAAATCCAAGTTAAAAATGTTGAATCAGATGATATTTATGACAATGTCACTGTAAAAAAGGTTGTAGAGGtgtgttgttttttaatttttgtgttaCTGGTTATTtatgcttcatttgtttttgggttattttcgtgttgttttagtgttgtttttagTAGTTTTGATGTTTCTTCTATAGGATTGGACTCCGAAGTACAGttgtttgaaatatttttacAGAATATCAGTAATTGAACATTTTAATTGACATACAACAACATCAAAAAAATAGTAGAAAACAGCTCGTCGTTTgttcttttgttttttgtgGTCCTGTTATGATTTGGTTGCCTACTTATTATTCATATCCCCAATTTACAATAAAATGTAGGTTATTAAGCAAGAACGACTCTAGAACAACGTTGAATACTTCAACGTGAATTAATAATCGATTGTTTGTTTTAATACTTGTGCAATGAAgtatattaatttgtatttttctcaATATAGGATgtattctaatacaatttcagatgCTAGTGACTGTTTTTGATTTATGAATTTCAGATataagtttgttattttttttttattttcgtaaTAATCTGGTAGGTTTTTAGtgtctaaattttttgtttcatTTATTATTTCACCAGAATTAATGGGTATTTTCCGGGTGTTTTGGTGTTGCTGGGCAGGTTCTATGCGTGAGGGACGAAGATGAAGTCATTGGTATTAATTTTCTGTGtctacagtataaaagaaaagaaaaaacccaaTCCAGTATAAAAGTAATTTCTGACGTatagcagtatttttgtaaagattaAGCTAAaaatcagtatttttgtaagttccCCTAACAGAATATATAGATAGAGAGATAATCTCTAACCAAGAACAAGTCTCATCCACCCCTAATACAAATTTAGCAAGGCCATGGGCTGCTTTATTTGTTAAACGATTAACATGCGAAACATTTACATCAGGAAAACTGAATTTCAATTGAAGTATAATTGGCAATTATTGTTGAAGAACCCAATTAAGACTGAAAAAAAGTGCTTTGGCCTCCATTTCATTACACTTaaaattttcagaaaaactTGTTTAGTTAATAgacaaattaattaaacaaagtCAATAGACAAAATACCTAGGCATTAtgcatatattttatattatatatataataatagacaaaattataaaattatgatTATAATGTGATATAATTGAAAATATAGGAAAATCCAATAAGTAACTGGACCCAGCCCAGATGTACCGCGCTTCTCTTCAACGGTGGGGTTGGCGGAGTAGACTGGCCGTTTGGTTACATGGATAACTCTATTCCGGACACGAATAACGCACCCAGAGCTGGGAAAGAATCACTATCAATGGAGGATCACAGGAGTTGGAAAGAGTAAGCAAAAGAGATAGCTTACCTCGCATATTGACCTCTCTTCCGGCTTTCCAATCTTCaccaaaattttgtttttattttcagaGTTCAGGATTCTCTCAAGAACAAACTAATTGCAGAAGATGATTTCTCATGGAAAATACCGATGTCTGGACCCAGAAGAAGCTTAAGcatggaagaagaagaagaggttgAGCTTGGAGAGGTTTTGGAGTATGTGGGTGGGGTTGATATAAGCTTTTCTAAGAAGGATTCATCTGTAGCTTGTGGCATCCTTGTAGTTTTAGACCTCCATAGCCTTGAAGTAGTCTATGAAGATTTCTCAGTTGTTACCCTCCATGTCCCTTATGTTCCTGGCTTCCTTGCTTTCAGAGAGGTACTGTTTGTTCCACATATAATATTGCTTTGGCATCTGTTTGGTTGATAGGAAAATTGAAAGAAGAGAAAAACGATTTtcattatgtattttttttctcttttggtGGTGTCAGCTTGTACTTACCATTGGAAGCTTAGCACTTAGAGAACAAAAAGTATTTGTGGATGTGATGCTGGGAAAATTTCATTTAGTTGGTTCagtactttttctttttatgaatTATCTGGGTTGCTTatgcttctttttcttttgtctaTTATTTGATGATCTTGTGAATGATATTTGTGACTAATTGCTTAATGCATTTGACTCTTGTATTTGATTTAGGCCCCAGTGCTTCTCCAGCTTTTGGAGAAAATGAAAAACTGTGCAAATCCTTTCTATCCACAGGTAGATTTCATAATATAAGTTACCAACTACTACTGCTACTACTAtcattgttattattaattgttagagtAGCAATTAGCATGGACCAGAGATACTAATAGAAAAAGTAAAAGATTACAGGTTGTTTTGCTTTATTTACTGGAAGTCTTAGGCTTTATATGCTATAGGTCTTGTTTTTATTGTATTGATTTTGTCTGACCACGGTTTTCCTCCGCCACAAGTGAGGCTCGGTCAGTCTAAGACATATGACCTGTGTCTttcttttgtaaataaaaagaaaagtaagtTTTAACAGCCTTGTTATGGttttgatttattatttgtttgttAAATGATGCTTACTAAGTTGGTTACACTTTCCTATTACTGTAGTTGCTAATGGTAGATGGAAATGGAGTACTGCATCCTCGAGGTAATTGTTTTAGTAGGGACATTAAATAGCTTTAATATGTATCAGAGTtaggaattattttttctgacATTAAGATTTCATTGTCTAATTTTCCAGAACATCTCTTTCTCATATTAGtcgtaatattaatattatgacTCATGGATTGACTAAGCATGCTCTTAGGCTAGATGATGAACTTTCTTGGTCAGAAGAAACTGTTCTTCTTATTTGTAACTGTGTTTTGTTGCAATCTCAATCTTATTATGATAAAGTagtttctgaaaaaaaaaacatgcataGTGTAGCTAACAATTACATTGAATTTAGTAATGAATATtaattctctctttctctctctgtgTCTCTCTCAATTAGGTTTTGGCTTAGCTTGTCATTTAGGCGTGGTGGCTAATATTCCTACTATTGGTGTGGGAAAGAATGCAAGTCTCAACTCCATCACCCTTTAACACCTCCCTATAAGATTGTTGAAGCTGCTTGTTTCGGTTTCATAAATATTTGTACTATGGTTTTATTGTTTTGTTCAGCtccagtttttttatttttcatgttttgatTAACAGAAAAGAATTTAGCTACCATCAAGATCTGGATACCTATTTTGTTTTCTGCTGCTAATCTGTAGAATCAATGTTACCTACCACTGTTGCATGACACAGTGAACTAATTCTTAATGCTTATGATTTTGGGTTAATAACTTAAGTCCTTGACTAGTTGTATAATTTGTCATAACAGCTGCATCATGTGGATGGCCTTACACTGTCAGGAGTGAAGGAACTTCTCAAAGCAAGAAAAAATAGTTGCGGAGATTTCATTAATTTGATAGGAGACTCTGGACATGTATGGGGAGTGGTAAGAGTTTTGAGTAAATCTTCTTTTCTTTAAGAATTATCAAAATCACCTTGATGCGAAAATGCTATGTTGAAATCTCTTATGGTTGGCATGAGTACTCCAATGGGGTTTTCGAGCTTACTGTTTATAAAATATGTTGACTGAGGTTGTTAGTGATTTAACTTTCATTGAATATCTGAGATTGTTTTTAGATATGGTCACTgagacttgtttttttttttttaggtttttgtTTATATACATGTTTATGTTTCTAAGCAAGCTGATAAGACTCCCTCtgatccttttatttttttgaattttcgctttttttttttaaggcaaTTAGATCGACAGAAAATTTGTTGAAGCCtatatttatatcaattggtcACCGTATATCACTTGAAGCTGCcatcaaaatagtaaaaatgacTTGCAAGTATCGTGTGCCAGAGCCTATCCGCCAGGTGATATACTACTCTCTAAAAACTTTGAATGTCTGCTTTGATAATTGTTTTCGGCTCTAtcaaatttagttaattttctcATCAGCTAATTTTCAATCATGTTGATCTCAATATTTCTGCCTTGAACTTTGAACTAGAAAATAATCATTTTTTCTTGTTTAGTTGTATTTTAAACTATTTAAATTTCATTCCAATTGATTAATAGTTAAAacagttatttaaatttattctaTTCTATCCCTCTTATTATTCTCATCTTCATTCCTATTACTCTGTTTTGCTAGAAAAATTTGATTAACTTTCAGTTCTGTTTTTAAATGAAAATGTAGGCTGATATAAGATCAAGAGACTATCTTCGAAAACATGAGCTATGAATTGTTCTTGGATTGGATGATAAAATTCCGCGAGCCTGGTAGACTTACTCTCTTCTTTCTGTTTGATATGTACAAGTTACTATATTTGTGCAATGGCTTGACAAAATAAAACCACGAAAacaaataaaagtataaaaatgaaagtCTCGGAGAATTAATATAGCAATCTCACTCACTCTGTTGTTCCTTCCTTTTAGAAATTAGTGAGAGATCcttgtatattatattttagttttcaTAATATGAGTATTGAGTTGTATCTGTAATGTAATATCTGTTGTCTTATAGAAAAAAACATCTATATGTTTTAGAATTTGAACTTAATGTGAATGTTAACAAATTGAATAGCATAAATGTTAGCTGGCTGATCAATTTGTTGTCCAATACAAACATAGCTGCAGCTTTTGAAAGTCCAAACTTTAAACCCAAGCTACCAGTACTAATTCTCTATAAACAACATCAACTGGGAAGGGAAAGAAAAAACTAGTAATAATGATAATACTAATACAAGCTCAAAAGGCCAAGAATCACAATACCATTGTAGTCAGAGACAACAACAacatcatcaccatcatcatcaaaCCATGGGGCTTTTTAAGATAGCCAGCTCCAGCTCCTGCTCCTGCTCCTGATCCGATATTAGCTGGTGATTCTGCTTGGATCATGATCCGAAATTTGCAGTTTTCAACTGATGGGTCTTGGTCAGTGATGGCAGAAAGATTTGGGAATCTACAGGCACTATCTAGCTGGTTGCTTATCTGATAGTAACTGTTGAATGCATAGGAAATGTTTCCTCGAGCATCCAAGTTTTCACAAGAAGAACCATATCCAAGACTGGTGCAATCACCATTTTCACAAGCATAGCTCACACTCGGTGCCAATTGTGGATCCTGCAAGTTAGCGGATGAAGACAAAACACACCATTTTTTAGCCAGGTAACGCACATTGGTTGCTGGTACTAACCCGTTTGAATTGGAACCTAGCTTCAGCTGGTACTTGGGTGATccatcgaaataaaaaatacccCAATGGCGTTCGAAGTTCCCTGGCAGAATGCTCTTGTGATCTTCATCAATGAGACTAAACAAGTAGACATCCATGGGTCCAGGTCTCATTGGGGTTCCTGTCTCGGCATTGAACCTAGACATGAACCCTTGGTTGAACCGCTGAGCAAGCTCTACAGTTGCACTTTTGTCACCATCAGTAGGCCAGCCAATCTCACCGATGATTATGGACAAGTTTCCAAATCCATTTTTCTGCAGAGCCCATACCAGTGTGTCATGGTTTGCATCCAAGACATTCTGGTAGATTTTTCCATTGTCGTTTATGGCAGCGGAATAGCCATCAAAGAATGCGAAATCAACAGGGAAATTGGGATCGTTGTGGAGGCTGATAAAAGGATAGATGTTTACAGTAAAGGAACCTCCATTGTCGCTTAAGAACTTAACGATGGCCACCATGAGATCTTTTATGTCTGTTCTGAAGTCACCGTCGGAAGGTTTCTCACTCGAGCTGCCATATACATCAGCGTTTAAAGGGATAGTGACTTTAACTTGGCTGCTCAAACCAGCTTTAATAAGGGCTGATTGAATGTTTTGAAGAGCAGGATAAGTTGTTTGGAGGAAACTTCCATTGTAGGTTGACAAGAATGGTTCATTCCCAACTGCAACATACCTTGCAAAAAATGATGTATGATTTTGAATAAGTACTTTACAAACAAGAATTAATTTCAGacagaaaaacaaaaacatgaaaCTCCAAGCTGAACTTTGTAACAGGTCTACCtcattcatgtatatatatattattatttacacATCACATGATTGAAATAGAAGGAAATTCTATGAGTTTTTACCTAATGTCCACACCGTTTGAGACGTGACTGGAGACATTTTTAGCTACCCAATTCTCAGCTGTTTTGACAGTACTAGCCATGCTACTAAGCATGTCGTTTGGGATACCCACCATGACTTGAATCCCAGAATTTTTTAAAGCATTCAATATTGCTGAATCTGCATCAAAGAGCTTAGCCTTTTGGATTCCATTATCCTTTAGCAACTTCACCACTGTTGCAGGAGGCAAACGATGAGTCGCCTGAGTTCCCCAATTGACTCCAATTCCCACCACTGAGTTCACTAACAAAGAAACCATGAGAAGCCCACCTAGAAAATCGACTGCTTTTACAAACCCCATGAGCCTCTTTTTTCCCAAAACACAGTTGTTGTTTGGTTTGGGgtgaaagaaaagaaagtgaaaatgtttttcttttctttttcttgttcttttttGTTGAGTTTGAAGCTAGTATTTAGAGATTATAGCTTTGaagaaacaaaataatttgGAGAGTGAAATTAAGAAGATGAAAGAAAAATTGGCTTCTTTTTTAGTTTTGGGTATGAAACAAAATGCTGATTTAGCAGAAGAGCTCTAAACCAGTATCAGAAACTGATGAAACTCAAAACAAGATAACCCAGTTtctgaattggaaaattaaagTTAAAGAAAAGACTAAATTAAAAGAAGAACTTGAACTTGATTTCAGAAAATGAAGCTGCAACAAAGAGATTTGACTCAGCTTCTAATGTAACCgtatgaagtgaaaaatactcaCTTGGATCATTCATTCAAGATTCAAGAAAACACCAAGAACTAAGCAAATAAAGAAAAAGGGTACCGGAGTTAGTAAAAGAAATAAGAGAGGGAGGTAGATACATAAAACTcttaaaaaagttaaaagagTTAACAGAAAACAAGCATGAAAATCATAAAGGCAAATGAATTGATCAAAGATTAAAAGCAACAAACCAGAAATAGAAATTCTTGCTATAAATAAGTATACATGTGATTCCAAGTTATGTACATGTTGAGAAGATTTGCCATGAAagtgaaaaaagaaagaaaatagaaaagaagAAGGGTCTAAGAGTTTGATTGAGTATGATCAAAAAGgtcaaggtagagagagaaagagagagatggACATGCAGGAAGAAGGTGTCGAGTTTTGAATGATCATGATTTGATTTCAAGCTTAGTCATATCTCATAATATAAGTTATATAcaattatttctttaaattgattttaatttgAGTATCTAGTGGTTTGATTGGTTGACAAGTTTTTATAAAAAAGCTATACAACAGTAAAGTACACAAATTCCTTAAACAAACATTTTAAAGGATAAAGAAACAAGGGAAAAAACAAGAAATTAAAGGAAAGAATGTTTCTTTGTTGGAATTTTTGTGGAGTCCCCATGCATTGAATTTGGggtatttaaaaacaaaatatttatgtaaaaataagaaatttattaaaaaaaatatatgagatTAATACAAATTTTGTTTgtcaaaatactaattttattttcaaataaaagtatattgtaagtaaatagtttttattttttaaaaaaatatccagccaaatgatatttttctttgaattttgagCTTATTTTATTTGGGCGTTTTAGTTACTATTgagtcaaaataataaaaaaaaagaatatttactaaaaaaaaagagagagaaagaaaaatatgctctctatataaaaaagaaatagaatGATTTCATGTATCTAATCCGTGAAAccataaatttcgaaaataactTGTATAAACATTTGAGTGAAATTTTGCAAAtaattgatgtaatttttttgaaagGGTAATTGATGTAAATTTAGAAACAACACAAACATGTGatctcctattttttttttctatacaatA
This window harbors:
- the LOC115697408 gene encoding uncharacterized protein LOC115697408, whose protein sequence is MDNSIPDTNNAPRAGKESLSMEDHRSWKEVQDSLKNKLIAEDDFSWKIPMSGPRRSLSMEEEEEVELGEVLEYVGGVDISFSKKDSSVACGILVVLDLHSLEVVYEDFSVVTLHVPYVPGFLAFREAPVLLQLLEKMKNCANPFYPQLLMVDGNGVLHPRGFGLACHLGVVANIPTIGVGKNLHHVDGLTLSGVKELLKARKNSCGDFINLIGDSGHVWGVAIRSTENLLKPIFISIGHRISLEAAIKIVKMTCKYRVPEPIRQADIRSRDYLRKHEL
- the LOC115697403 gene encoding glucan endo-1,3-beta-glucosidase 5 → MGFVKAVDFLGGLLMVSLLVNSVVGIGVNWGTQATHRLPPATVVKLLKDNGIQKAKLFDADSAILNALKNSGIQVMVGIPNDMLSSMASTVKTAENWVAKNVSSHVSNGVDIRYVAVGNEPFLSTYNGSFLQTTYPALQNIQSALIKAGLSSQVKVTIPLNADVYGSSSEKPSDGDFRTDIKDLMVAIVKFLSDNGGSFTVNIYPFISLHNDPNFPVDFAFFDGYSAAINDNGKIYQNVLDANHDTLVWALQKNGFGNLSIIIGEIGWPTDGDKSATVELAQRFNQGFMSRFNAETGTPMRPGPMDVYLFSLIDEDHKSILPGNFERHWGIFYFDGSPKYQLKLGSNSNGLVPATNVRYLAKKWCVLSSSANLQDPQLAPSVSYACENGDCTSLGYGSSCENLDARGNISYAFNSYYQISNQLDSACRFPNLSAITDQDPSVENCKFRIMIQAESPANIGSGAGAGAGAGYLKKPHGLMMMVMMLLLSLTTMVL